The Pedobacter ginsengisoli region GAATGCCATTAACATCTACGTTTTTAGAGACAGTTCCGTTAGATTCTGATTCTCTGTCCATGCTTAATGTCATGGCCATTAAAGAAATAATAGCGCTTCCTGATTCCCCTGCACCATCAATGATGCCAACTTTTACATATTTTGCATCATCACCATATTCGGCTTCAATAGTACTCATGCCCGCTACAGCATAACCTCCGGCACTAAAACTTTTTCTTTTCAATCCGTCCAGTGTTTCTGGAACAGCGGCTTTTAATTCATCATTGGTTAATGGAGTAAGCTTTTTTAGCTTTGCAGACAATTCTTCCATTTTATCGGCGGAATTGGCCATTTTATTCAGGTTACTAACTTTGTCGATGACACTGCCGGAACCTGAATCACCTTCTTCTTTTTTTTGATTACCACAAGAGAGCATTAAAAATGCCATGCCTGCTACAAGAGTTTTTTTTAGCATAGGATTATATTTAAATGTTTCCTAATGTAATGAATATATCAGAATTAGTGTGTTAAATTTTCATGTAATTATTTATCTGTCAGTATATTTAATGCGTATGTTTCTCCTTTTCATAATAATTGCTAAGTTTACTTTACAAATATTTTTATGCTTAAAACTAAATACTTTAATACCTGTCTTGCTGTGTTTTCAACAGTTTGTTTGTCTGTTATATTTTACGCCTGTAAAACTGTAGGGTCTAAAACCACTGCTACTACAGTTTCTACTGTTGCTATACCTGCAAAACCTGCCCGTGTTCTGGTGTTTTCTAAAACCAAGGGCTTTTATCACACCTCTATACCTGCAGGTATTGCTGCAATACAAAAGCTGGGAAAAGAGAATAACTTTATTGTAGACACCACAAAGAACTCAGCATATTTTGTTCAGGATAGTTTAAAAAATTATAGTGCTGTAATCTTTTTAAGCACTACAATGAATGTTTTAAATGCAGATGAACAGGTAGCTTTTGAGCGATATATTCAATCTGGTGGCGGTTATGCCGGTGTTCATGCTGCGGCAGATACCGAATACGATTGGCCATGGTATAATAAACTTGTTGGAGCATACTTTAAAAGCCATCCGGGTAATCCTAATGTGCGTAAGGCAACCATCGATGTTATTGATACAACTCATATATCTACAAAAGGTCTTCCTAAAAGATGGGAGCGTACGGACGAGTGGTATAATTACAAGAGCATACAAGGCGATATAAAAGTTGTAGCCAAGCTGGATGAGGATACTTATGAAGGTGGTGAAAACGGAGAGCATCATCCTATTGCCTGGTATCATGAATATGATGGTGGCAGAGCTTTTTATACTGGTGGTGGGCATACCGATGAAAGTTTTAGTGAGCCTTTATTTTTAACGCACTTGCTAGGTGGCATTAAATATGCAATTGGTAATAATGTAACGCTGGATTATTCAAAAGCATATGCTGTTAAAAAACCAGAGGATAACCGTTTTACTAAAACAGTTCTATCTAATGATTTAAATGAGCCTATGGAATTATCTGTAGCTCCTGACGGCAGGGTGTTTTTTATTGAGCGTGCCGGTAATTTTTATGTTTACAATCCCTTAGATGGTAAAACATCATTGGTTTACAAATTCCCTGTGAAGGCTGTAGATAAATACCTTAATGGTTTGTTGGGGATGACTATTGATCCTGATTTTGCAACAAACAACTATTTGTATTTCTTTTACACTGCTTCCACAGGGGATAAATACAAACAACATATTTCGCGCTTTAAAATTAGCCAGGAAAATGAGCTTGATCTTAAATCTGAGCAGATTCTGATTGAAATTCCAATTGATCTTGAAGTAAGTGCGCATACAGGTGGTTCTTTAGCCTGGGATAAATACAAGAATCTGTACATATCAACTGGTGATAATACTGTTCCTTTTGAATCTGATGGCTTTGCTCCAATAGATAAAAGAGATAACCGCTTAACTTTTGATGCAGAAAGATCGGCTGGTAATACAAATGATCTTCGCGGTAAAATTTTACGTATCCATCCTGAAGCCGATGGAAGCTATACTATTCCTGAGGGCAATTTGTTTGCTAAAGGGACTCCAAAAACACGGCCTGAAATTTATGTAATGGGCTGTCGTAACCCATATAGGATGTCGGTAGATCCGGAAACCTCTATTGTATACTGGGGAGAGGTTGGACCGGATTCTGGTTCAGATGGTTTACAAGGTCCACGTGGGTATGATGAATTTAATCAGGCAAAAAAAGCCGGTAATTTTGGCTGGCCATATTTTGTTGGAGATAATAAAGCTTATAAAGAGTATGATTTTGCAACCAAAAAGGTTGGAGATTTCTTTGATGTAAATGGACCTGCAAATAACTCTCCGAACAATACAGGAACGCAAATATTGCCTCCGGCACAGAAAGCTATGGTTTGGTATCCTTATAACATGTCAAAAGAGTTTCCTGCTTTGGGTCAGGGAGGAAGATGTGCTATGGGAGGGCCTGTATATCATTATAATGCTGCACTTAAATCAGACACTAAGTTTCCGGCATATTATGATAAGGCACTTTTTATGTATGATTGGATGAGGAATTGGGTGTTTGCGGTTCGACTGGATGAGAATCAAAATTATGTACGCATGGAGCCTTTTATGGAAACTAATGGCGATTTTAGGCGCCCTATTGACATAGAGGTAGGACCGGAAGGTTCGTTTTATATGTTAGAGTATGGATCGGTATATGGTATAGATAATGTTGATGCCCGCTTGGTTCGTATCGATTATAATGGCGGAAACCGTGCTCCTGTTGCTAAAATTGAAACAAAAGATACAATAGGAGTTGCGCCATATAAAGTTGCTTTTACCTCAAAAAGCTATGATAATGACGATGATGATAAGTTATCGTACGAATGGAGCTTTGAAGGAAATAAGGTGGCATCAACTTATCAAAATGTTATCTATACTTTTCAAAAGAATGGGATATATAATGCCATTTTAAAAGTAACTGATGCTGCTGGGAAAAGCAGCCTTGATACAGTTGTGATTAAGGTGGGTAACACCATGCCTCAGGTAGCAATAAATACCACAAGTAATACTTCTTTCTTCTTCCCTAAAGCAAGTGCTTTTAATTACAAGGTTGATGTGAAAGACAATGAGGATAAAGTTATAGATGCAAAAAAAGTAAAGGTAAACCTTGATTTTATTGCCAAGGTTGAGAGTACTCAGGCTTTGGTTGGCCATCAGGAGATTTCACCAAGCTATAATTTTGGTAAATCATTAGTTGCTAAAAGTGATTGTAAAGCTTGCCATCAGATAAATGGCAAATCAGTAGGGCCTTCATTTATGCAGGTTGCAAAGCGATATTCTGGTAACAAGGATGCAGTAGGGCGTTTAGCTAAGAAGATTATTGTAGGTGGCGGAGGTGTTTGGGGAGAGCACGCGATGAGTGCGCATCCACAGATTTCTAATGATGATGCAACTGAGATTGTTAAATATATTTTAAGTTTAAATGCTAAAAAAGAGAGTGCCGCATTGCCACAGCAAGGGACTATAATGTTAAAACAGCATTTGGGTAATAAGGATCAGGGCAGGTATATTTTCTCTGCTTCGTATACAGATAAGGGCGGGGCAATAACTCCATTAACAAAAAAGGAAACGATTGTACTGCGCCCGGCTAAAGTACAGGCAGAGGATGCAGATGTTTTTAATA contains the following coding sequences:
- a CDS encoding ThuA domain-containing protein; amino-acid sequence: MLKTKYFNTCLAVFSTVCLSVIFYACKTVGSKTTATTVSTVAIPAKPARVLVFSKTKGFYHTSIPAGIAAIQKLGKENNFIVDTTKNSAYFVQDSLKNYSAVIFLSTTMNVLNADEQVAFERYIQSGGGYAGVHAAADTEYDWPWYNKLVGAYFKSHPGNPNVRKATIDVIDTTHISTKGLPKRWERTDEWYNYKSIQGDIKVVAKLDEDTYEGGENGEHHPIAWYHEYDGGRAFYTGGGHTDESFSEPLFLTHLLGGIKYAIGNNVTLDYSKAYAVKKPEDNRFTKTVLSNDLNEPMELSVAPDGRVFFIERAGNFYVYNPLDGKTSLVYKFPVKAVDKYLNGLLGMTIDPDFATNNYLYFFYTASTGDKYKQHISRFKISQENELDLKSEQILIEIPIDLEVSAHTGGSLAWDKYKNLYISTGDNTVPFESDGFAPIDKRDNRLTFDAERSAGNTNDLRGKILRIHPEADGSYTIPEGNLFAKGTPKTRPEIYVMGCRNPYRMSVDPETSIVYWGEVGPDSGSDGLQGPRGYDEFNQAKKAGNFGWPYFVGDNKAYKEYDFATKKVGDFFDVNGPANNSPNNTGTQILPPAQKAMVWYPYNMSKEFPALGQGGRCAMGGPVYHYNAALKSDTKFPAYYDKALFMYDWMRNWVFAVRLDENQNYVRMEPFMETNGDFRRPIDIEVGPEGSFYMLEYGSVYGIDNVDARLVRIDYNGGNRAPVAKIETKDTIGVAPYKVAFTSKSYDNDDDDKLSYEWSFEGNKVASTYQNVIYTFQKNGIYNAILKVTDAAGKSSLDTVVIKVGNTMPQVAINTTSNTSFFFPKASAFNYKVDVKDNEDKVIDAKKVKVNLDFIAKVESTQALVGHQEISPSYNFGKSLVAKSDCKACHQINGKSVGPSFMQVAKRYSGNKDAVGRLAKKIIVGGGGVWGEHAMSAHPQISNDDATEIVKYILSLNAKKESAALPQQGTIMLKQHLGNKDQGRYIFSASYTDKGGAITPLTKKETIVLRPAKVQAEDADVFNNVDKGDSYVGSIHNKSYIAFKNIDLKNINKLTYYYASANHSGTIEVHIDSPKGEVISTVNFSSTGNWEKYTELSASIKNPGGKHDLYFVFIKSTPPNRDLISVDWINFE